The genomic region GCAGAAGCAGATAATGGATCTCCTCGACGATATTAGGAGGAAAACCGGCATGACGATAATCCTCATTACGCACGATATAGCCCTTGCGGCGGAAAGGGCGGATAGAATAGCAATAATGTATGCTGGCAAAATAGTAGAGGTAGGTCCCAAGGAGGATGTCTTGAAGAACCCTCTCCACCCATACACGAGGGCACTAATAGCATCGGTTCCCGACATTGATAGCGATAAATGGCCCGAACCCATACCCGGGAATCCGCCAGATCTCCGCAAGCCTCCCCCGGGATGCCGTTTTTCACCTAGATGCACCAAAGCTATGCAGATTTGTAGAGAGAAGGAGCCTCCGTTGACCCGTATAGGCAGCCGCTTGGTCTCGTGCTGGCTTTACGCAGAAGAGGGTGCCGGAAATGCCTAGGCGCGAACTAGTTGTCGGAGAGAAACTCAAGAAGTACTTCGTCCACGGCGGCGTATTCGGCAAGAAAATAGTGAGGGCTGTTGACGGCGTCGACATAACCGTGTATCGTGGAGAAACACTTGCGCTCGTAGGCGAGAGCGGCTGCGGCAAATCAACCCTCGGTAGGCTGCTCCTCCGGCTCTACGAGCCGACAAGCGGCAAGATAGTGTTCGACGGCGTCGATATAACCCATATGCCGGAGAAGCGGCTCAGACCCCTACGGAAGAGAATGCAGCTCATACCCCAAGACCCCTACGCCAGCTTCAACCCCCTGAAGAGGATAGGAGAGCAGCTCGAAGAACCACTCCTCGTCCACAAAATAGCCCCGCCAAGCGAGGCGAGGAGACGCGTCCTCGAAGGACTCGAAGAAGTAGGCCTAGTACCAGCCGAGGACTTCTACCGGAGATACCCCTACCAGCTCAGCGGCGGCCAGCTCCAAAGAGCAGCAATAGTCAGAGCAATGCTGCTAGAACCAGACTTCATAGTAGCCGATGAGCCGACATCCAGCCTCGACGTCTCGGTGAGAGCAGGGATACTCCGACTACTAAAGGACTTCAAGGACAAGCTAGGAGGCTCAATGCTCTTCATAACACACGACCTAGCCACAGCCAAGCTGATAGCCGACCGCATAGCAGTAATGTACCTCGGAAAAATAGTCGAACTAGGCCCAGCAGACAAGGTGCTCACAAAGCCACTACACCCCTACACAGCCGCACTACTAACAGCAATACCGAGAATATCGCGGAGAAAACCACCAATACAAGTCGAACTCAAAGGAGACGTACCAGACCCCTCAAGAATACCAAAAGGATGCAGACTACACCCCAGATGCCCCTTTGCATCAGAAGAATGTAAGCAAAGGGAGCCCGAACTAAGCGAGAAGGCACCTGGTCACTACGTGGCCTGCCATCATCCCCTAAGCGCTTAAAAGACTCACTTACTTTAATAGGTTACGAAAGACGCCATTTACGCATCATTACAGAGAATACTAACACAAGCAACATAGAATTTTCTCGCCTACCATAATGGATGAACAGTTATGTTGCAGACGATAAGCCGTTGTATCGCTAAGTACATAGCATGCAAAGACCTTCGTACCGAGGCAGAGGAAATAGCAAAAGAGTGCAAAATCTCAACAAAAACTTATTGGGCCATAATAAGCAGGTTACGAAGCAATCCTTACAAATACTGGCCACAACACATACGCGATATCCGCCCACTAGGACTCGCTACAATTATTGTTCGAGGCAAGAAACACTTACCCGAAGTGAAA from Pyrofollis japonicus harbors:
- a CDS encoding ABC transporter ATP-binding protein, which translates into the protein MPRRELVVGEKLKKYFVHGGVFGKKIVRAVDGVDITVYRGETLALVGESGCGKSTLGRLLLRLYEPTSGKIVFDGVDITHMPEKRLRPLRKRMQLIPQDPYASFNPLKRIGEQLEEPLLVHKIAPPSEARRRVLEGLEEVGLVPAEDFYRRYPYQLSGGQLQRAAIVRAMLLEPDFIVADEPTSSLDVSVRAGILRLLKDFKDKLGGSMLFITHDLATAKLIADRIAVMYLGKIVELGPADKVLTKPLHPYTAALLTAIPRISRRKPPIQVELKGDVPDPSRIPKGCRLHPRCPFASEECKQREPELSEKAPGHYVACHHPLSA